The following is a genomic window from Oscarella lobularis chromosome 2, ooOscLobu1.1, whole genome shotgun sequence.
TGCACCTCCGCTGGTGGCAATCGCCCGTGGTGTGCTACCAAGCCGGGCGACTTGAGTATTCATAACGAGTGGGGCTTCTGCTTTTGCTGAGAAATTAACTTGGGTTTGATTGGATGGACTTATTTGCTGGTctctgtttttctttgctctaTGTCTCTGCGCACGCAATGTACTGTCTATGTATGCTTTGATGtttattaaaaaattgacttcCCATATAACTGGTCTCCTCGGCTGGCTGGCGTCacagagaaacaaaaaatgctCTTGGGAGTGCTGTCTCTCGCGCTTCTCCTAGCTGCCACACCTAAAGCGTCGCCAATTCTGCAGGGCTATGAAGGCAACGGCCCCTCTGCCAAGGTGAGCCGAAGAGCGTTTGCAGGCTAATTAGCTAAATAAGAAAGATTTTCGCAGGAAATAGCAGACGCTGTACAAGAGTTCACGGAAAGCGGAGTGAAGGTTTAGCGATTGATTTTCTAAGTACCGTATAAATGACGTACCTGTTCAGACCGTGGCGGAAGAAATATTCAAtctcgtcaaaaaaaagtGCAATGTCAGTGACGAAAACGGAGGTTCACCGCCTGGCGAAGGCGGAGGCGCCGGCGGAGAAATAACAAACATTGCTTTGGGAAAAGTAGCCGTGCAAACTTCTATCTCTCACGAACACGCGTTTCCGTtccgcgccgtcgacggtgaAACGAACGGTGACTTCTCTCACAACAGCGTGACAAAAACGAAGATCGAAGACCGGCCTAGCTGGCGAGTCGATGTCGGTCATTCATGCGTCGTTCAAAAAGTCGTCATTTTCAATCGAGTCGACTGCTGCGGCGAACGTCTCCAAAATTTCGACGTTTCCCTCGAAGATTTCGCTTTCCGGCCTATTAAGACCTACTTCTACGGATTGGGAGTGCtggaaaaatttgaattcggCGGAGACGATCTTATTAGCGGAGTCGAACACGTGCGCGTGCAATTGCGCGGAAGGAACGTTCTCAGTCTTGCCGAAGTTCAAGTGTTTGGGCGCTGCAACTCCCAGCGAACCGGTTTCGACAACGTCGCCCTAAACAAGTACGCGTTCCAAAGTTCGACGCACACACACGCCGTTAAGCCCGTCGCCGCGAAGGCCGTCGACGGTAACATCAGCGGGCGATTTTTCACTGGAAGCACGGCGGTTACAAATAAGGATGATAGAGCCTGGTGGGAAGTTGATCTTGGCCATACAGCCGAGATAGCGACCGTCCTCGTCTTCAATCGAATCGACTGCTGCGGCGAGAGGCTCGCCAATTTCAAGGTGATTCTCTACAATTTTGCTCATCAGACGGTGGATACGCTGCACGAAGCGGGCGGCGGAGAACTCGAAtacggtttcgtcgtcgctcctcCGAAAAACGCGCGATTCGTTCGAGTTCAACTTCTTGGAAAGAACAACCTCCAGTTGGCCGAAGTTGAAGTGTTTGGAAAGATAATTGGAGGTGAGAAAGGAAGCGAGTCTATATGTTTAACCAGATAATTATGTATACCAATACGACATTTCCAGGATATGAAAACATTGCGGTAGGTAAGGCGGCCTCACAAAGTTCGACCCGTGACAATGGTTACAATCCAATTGCGGACAAGGCTGTTGACGGTCTCGTCGATGGTCAGGTACTAGAAAGCGTTACCGTAACGAATAAAAAAGCGGGAGCTTGGTGGGAAGTTGACTTGGGAGCGAACGAGATTGTCTATGGTGTTACCATCTATAATCGACTCGATAATTGCTGCAGAAGTAGATTGCAGAATTTCAACGTTTCACTGACGGATGCATCGGGACAGGTTACCAAAACTACTCATTTCGGAGTCGGGGTTTTTGTCACCTATCCTGTGCACATTCCAAACGGAGTTGTAGCGAGAAAGGTCAAAGTCCAACTCCGAGGAACCAACTATTTGTCGTTGGCTGAAATGCAAGTTTGGGCTGGTAACATTCTTTGCTTTTCAGCGTTTCTT
Proteins encoded in this region:
- the LOC136184117 gene encoding uncharacterized protein; translated protein: MLLGVLSLALLLAATPKASPILQGYEGNGPSAKEIADAVQEFTESGVKTVAEEIFNLVKKKCNVSDENGGSPPGEGGGAGGEITNIALGKVAVQTSISHEHAFPFRAVDGETNGDFSHNSVTKTKIEDRPSWRVDVGHSCVVQKVVIFNRVDCCGERLQNFDVSLEDFAFRPIKTYFYGLGVLEKFEFGGDDLISGVEHVRVQLRGRNVLSLAEVQVFGRCNSQRTGFDNVALNKYAFQSSTHTHAVKPVAAKAVDGNISGRFFTGSTAVTNKDDRAWWEVDLGHTAEIATVLVFNRIDCCGERLANFKVILYNFAHQTVDTLHEAGGGELEYGFVVAPPKNARFVRVQLLGKNNLQLAEVEVFGKIIGGYENIAVGKAASQSSTRDNGYNPIADKAVDGLVDGQVLESVTVTNKKAGAWWEVDLGANEIVYGVTIYNRLDNCCRSRLQNFNVSLTDASGQVTKTTHFGVGVFVTYPVHIPNGVVARKVKVQLRGTNYLSLAEMQVWAGSRACGGTGNGARCAFPFTYKGVEYSACTSVGRDRPWCATKPGDLSTHNEWGFCFCS